CCAGATGAACACTGTATATCAGACCCTATCACAACAACACCCTGAAGTTTCGTTCATTTCTATCAATGCTGATAACCACAGTGAACTCAGCGAGATGTTTGATGTTAGTGCAGTTCCTTTTTTCGCTTTGATCAGAGATAACACTATATTGAAGGAGATGAGTGGCGCCGACCCCAAGGAATTTGTCACATCCTTGAATGAGCTAACCAACGGCAAGAGCACCGGAGAAGACTCTCAAAGAAACGAGCAACACAATTCAACTGCACCCGGAGACGAGACAGAAGAACAGCTGAATTTGCGTCTGTCTAAGTTGACAAGTGCCGCACCAGTAATGCTTTTCATGAAGGGAACGCCTGCTTCCCCTCAATGCGGGTTCTCCAGACAAGTAGTTGCCATATTAAGAGAGCATCAGGTCAGATTTGGGTTCTTTGACATTCTGAAAGATGATTCAGTTAGACAAGGTCTAAAGAAGTTTAGTGACTGGCCTACTTTCCCCCAATTGTATATTAATGGTGAGTTTCAAGGTGGTTTAGATATTATAAAAGAGAACTTACAAGAAGACcccaaattctttgagaacACCATATAGCTATCAATATCATTGTACAATTCTCATTATTTTGTCACTGCAATTCCAATGTTGGTTTTTTTCTAgtctttttcctttttgatGTTCATAATTCCATGTTATCTAGTTCGTCATCAGTAGTCATTTCACTATCTTCGATGGATTCTA
This window of the Komagataella phaffii GS115 chromosome 2, complete sequence genome carries:
- a CDS encoding Hydroperoxide and superoxide-radical responsive glutathione-dependent oxidoreductase; amino-acid sequence: MSVIEITSKEHFTQVTDVPKDKLLALYFHTQWAPPCIQMNTVYQTLSQQHPEVSFISINADNHSELSEMFDVSAVPFFALIRDNTILKEMSGADPKEFVTSLNELTNGKSTGEDSQRNEQHNSTAPGDETEEQLNLRLSKLTSAAPVMLFMKGTPASPQCGFSRQVVAILREHQVRFGFFDILKDDSVRQGLKKFSDWPTFPQLYINGEFQGGLDIIKENLQEDPKFFENTI